The following are encoded together in the Bacillus sp. V2I10 genome:
- a CDS encoding HAD family hydrolase: MQKQNILFNLDDTLSYCNRYFNQVIGEFANQMITWFDPITKEEIKQKQLQIDVTAISQHGLKSERFPESFVGTYKYFCDLTGREKKKDEIQYLRELGFKVFDIPVEPIPYMNETLQRLKEEGHELYLHTGGDEANQSRKIAQLELAIYFEHRIFISEHKDTTALSDILKTINADPKVTWMVGNSLRTDIVPALEMNIHAIFIPAESEWQYNVVEVNVEHSSDFLTLNSLQEVPDVIHKRI, translated from the coding sequence ATGCAAAAGCAAAACATTTTATTTAACCTTGACGATACATTATCATACTGTAATAGATATTTTAACCAAGTAATAGGTGAGTTCGCTAACCAAATGATCACATGGTTTGACCCCATAACCAAGGAAGAAATAAAACAGAAACAACTTCAAATTGATGTTACAGCGATTAGTCAGCACGGTTTAAAGTCGGAACGGTTTCCCGAGTCATTTGTTGGTACTTATAAATACTTTTGTGACCTAACAGGGAGGGAAAAGAAAAAAGACGAAATCCAATATCTAAGAGAATTGGGGTTTAAGGTATTTGATATTCCGGTTGAACCAATTCCATATATGAATGAAACACTACAACGTTTAAAAGAAGAGGGACATGAATTATATTTACACACAGGGGGGGATGAGGCTAATCAAAGCAGGAAAATTGCCCAGTTAGAACTCGCTATATATTTTGAACATCGTATTTTTATTTCGGAACATAAAGATACAACAGCTCTATCGGATATTTTAAAAACAATTAATGCCGATCCTAAAGTAACATGGATGGTGGGAAATTCATTAAGAACTGATATTGTCCCAGCACTTGAAATGAATATCCATGCAATATTTATTCCAGCTGAATCAGAATGGCAATATAACGTTGTTGAAGTTAACGTTGAGCATAGTAGTGATTTTTTAACACTAAATTCACTTCAAGAAGTACCTGATGTGATTCATAAGCGTATCTAA